The DNA segment CCAGAAGCAGTTCCTCAAGCGCGCCCTGCCGGTCGGAGTCGGGAACGATCACAATGCCGGTGCGAGGTATGACTCCTTCGGTTAGCAGCCACGGCTGTTTCGGTGCCGTCAGCCCGGCGTTTATCAGCGCATCTTGTACGGAGACAAAGGCCGCTACGGGGTTGTCGTCGGCGTCTCGCACCACGACCAGATTCATTACGGTGGGATACGCTGACTGTTTGACCAGTGATTGGAGATTTTCACGTAAACGTGTCTTCCCGGCGATTGGCATAATCTGGATATCATTGCGTTTGAGATCTTTCAGCCATGCCTCGAAGACATCACGTTCGTGGTTGCCTTCAACCAACAGGAGCTTCGTTTTCTGGATCTCATTTTTCTTGTCCATCAGCGGACCTCCTGCTCCGACTCAATCGCCGTAGCAAGTTCATCAGCAGTATAGTCTACCACGCGAGTGCCTTGCTCTGTCAGGTCGAAGCGACAAAGCCGCAGATCCTCACGAGTATTCAGAGAGACCACGGCGCGATGGGCCGCGCGGATGCACTCGTCGCTATGGGTGGCTGCAAAAACCTGGACATTCAGGCGTCGCGCCGTCTGCGCGATCATCCGCCATACTCCCGGCAACGCTGAATGGTGCAGGCCGTTTTCAACCTCATCCAGCAAAACCATGCCATTCTGGCTCCCCGCCAATGCCAGCGCAATGGATAACACACGTATCATGCCATCGCCCATCAGAGGTACCGGCATGAGGTGCTGCGCGCCTAAATCGCCGTACAGCACGCTGCCCCCGCGCGTAGCAACTACGGTCAGTCGCCTCAGTCGTGGCTCGATCACACGCAGCGCCTCGACAACCGGCTCATGCTGCCGCGCAATCTCCAGGCGACTGAAACGCTGCGCAACTGTCTGCGCATCGGGCACGCTGCGGGCCGGGATGTACACGACAGCGCTGGCATCCTCCAGATCTGTCAGAGTTTGGCGACTGGCTCTCTGTGTCAAATCCGTGACGGTACGGCCGACCGATGTCACGGGCGAACGATATTGAAATGCCAGACCCTGGGTTGCGCCGATCATATTGGCGCTCTCCAGCACCCCGCCTGAG comes from the Candidatus Amarolinea dominans genome and includes:
- a CDS encoding AAA family ATPase; translation: MIYTLRITNFRCHHQAELHGLSRINLLLGKNNSGKTAVLEALLLLSLPGNPRDVMVRLNELRGYGPGADQDEIMESLFHNWDRTQEISLEATDVAGAFPPRTKEMPGWRELRIKATFGSRRENGSGGVLESANMIGATQGLAFQYRSPVTSVGRTVTDLTQRASRQTLTDLEDASAVVYIPARSVPDAQTVAQRFSRLEIARQHEPVVEALRVIEPRLRRLTVVATRGGSVLYGDLGAQHLMPVPLMGDGMIRVLSIALALAGSQNGMVLLDEVENGLHHSALPGVWRMIAQTARRLNVQVFAATHSDECIRAAHRAVVSLNTREDLRLCRFDLTEQGTRVVDYTADELATAIESEQEVR